From a single Plasmodium yoelii strain 17X genome assembly, chromosome: 9 genomic region:
- a CDS encoding PIR protein, with amino-acid sequence MDNVLCKRFDTLRSFLPDELNASTKNDFHNNGDIRDYCPNGSSGNTKECKTDFDKIKAGCLWLFEQLFVKNKKNISTVEYIIIWLSYKLNQKTYEGITNLNDFYAKYIENNTHYTNCKQGGKDCSKSLKDNTGYKNYKEIIDKRKELLSTNFEYIPKFYDAFKPLCNMYTELDANDTTNKEYLENAKEFIEKYKNLLNNNDAYNKDSPYYQVLSTLSNDYNGFKKYCGNSNIDCSDIPKLPDIKTKENGVHISEPSSELSFEMSSEVTPSSSSVTNKLIPVLSIIVAIPIFLGIFYKYSLFGFRKRSQKQHLREKLKK; translated from the exons atgGATAATGTCCTg tgtaaaaGGTTTGATACATTGAGAAGCTTTTTACCCGATGAATTAAACGCATCTACAAAAAACGATTTTCATAATAATGGGGATATTAGGGATTACTGCCCTAATGGAAGTTCAGGAAACACTAAAGAATGTAAGACTgatttcgataaaattaaggCTGGATGTTTATGGTTGTTTGAGCAATtgtttgtaaaaaataaaaaaaatatcagtacagttgaatacattatcatatggttaagttataaactaaATCAAAAGACGTATGAAGGAATTACcaatttaaatgatttttatgctaaatatatagaaaataatacgCATTATACTAATTGTAAACAAGGTGGTAAAGATTGTAGTAAGTCATTAAAAGATAATACaggatataaaaattataaagaaaTCATAGATAAAAGAAAGGAATTGTTGAGTACTAATTTTGAGTATATacctaaattttatgatgcgTTTAAACcattatgtaacatgtataCTGAACTTGATGCAAACGACACAACAAATAAGgaatatttagaaaatgctaaagaatttattgaaaaatataaaaatctgcttaataataatgatgctTATAATAAAGATAGCCCCTATTATCAAgtattgtctacattatcaaatgattataacggttttaaaaaatattgtggTAATAGTAATATTGATTGTAGCGATATTCCGAAACTTCCagatataaaaacaaaagaaaatgGTGTGCACATTTCTGAACCGAGTTCTGAACTGAGTTTTGAAATGAGTTCTGAAGTTACaccatcaagttcgtcggtaacaaacaaattaattccagttttatcgataatTGTTGCAATACCAATATTCTTAggaattttttataag tattcgttatttggatttcggaaacgatctcaaaaacaacatttaagagaaaagctaaaaaaataa
- a CDS encoding PIR protein: MDADICQQFKNVTANLEYDSSNGSYRFINNEYFKEYCTDDSCDNDLKKINAGCLYFFDTFFKDDSAFETAAKGNIYVIEYILIWLSYMLNLTKTQENNSIELFYDTYIKDNAKYTNNMKYIDGYKGYKDLIDENKYFLSIDMNNISKLYDAFNILCDIYNGVDTNDSNCEKYSEKAGQFVEKYKKHIIDHDVTEDKPYFHVFLTLLKDYDKLKKKCEDFPSIPYITNIISEHVSEVISSSSIASKLIPILSILVAIAIFLGISYKYSLFGIRKRAQKQYLREKIKNIKKRMNH, translated from the exons ATGGATGCCGATAta tgtcaACAGTTCAAGAATGTAACGGCGAATTTAGAATATGATTCGAGTAATGGAAGCTAtagatttataaataatgaatatttcAAAGAGTACTGTACTGATGATAGTTGTGATAATGAtctcaaaaaaattaatgctggatgtttatatttttttgatacaTTCTTTAAGGATGATTCTGCGTTTGAAACGGCTGCAAAAGGAAACATCTATGTTATTGAATACattttgatatggttaagttatatgttaaaccttaCCAAAACTCAAGAAAACAACAGTATAGAACTTTTTTATGATACATACATAAAGGATAATGCTAAATATActaataatatgaaatatattgatGGTTATAAAGgttataaggatcttatagatgaaaataaatattttttaagtattgATATGAACaatatatctaaattatatgatgcatttaacaTATTATGTGACATATATAATGGGGTTGATACAAACGACTCAAATTGCGAGAAATATTCGGAAAAGGCTGGTcaatttgttgaaaaatataaaaaacatatcaTAGATCATGACGTTACTGAAGATAAACCCTATTTCCATGTATTTCTTACTTTATTAAAAGattatgataaattaaaaaaaaaatgtgaagaTTTCCCATCCATTCCATATATAACAAACATAATTTCTGAACATGTTTCTGAAGTTatatcaagttcgtcgatagcaagcaaattaattccaattttatcgatattagttgcaatagcaatttttttaggaatttcttataag tattcgttatttggaatTCGGAAACGAgctcaaaaacaatatttaagagaaaaaataaaaaatataaagaagagaatgaatcattaa
- a CDS encoding PIR protein, which yields MNKEVCEKFKNVREWLPHELIEGNNTNIDENLKKYCDKGLCEDSFEKINAGCLYLFDALFGSSQLFNSVAKGNTNIVDYILIWLSYMLNLTKNEESASIEPFYKAYINTDKKYNNKIGNVTAYNSYKDLIDKKEDFISIYVKDMSKFYDAFVLLCYIYIKVNEEGLNCYSFSEIANDFAKKYDELNENYNNGKDSPYNQLLSTLSNDYCNLKNKCNQFPTLPTYSRRFVIKRTLIPIAFMLVALSIFLGIEYKYSSLGFRKRSQKQCLREKIKNIMKKMIH from the exons atgaataaggaagtg TGTGAAAAGTTCAAGAATGTAAGGGAATGGTTACCACATGAATTGATTGAAggaaataatacaaatattgatgaaaatttgaaaaaatattgtgATAAAGGATTATGTGAAGATTCTttcgaaaaaattaatgctggatgtttatatttgtttgatgCGTTATTTGGGAGTTCTCAATTGTTTAATTCTGTTGCAAAAGGAAACACCAATATTGTTGATTACattttgatatggttaagttatatgttaaaccttaCCAAAAATGAAGAAAGTGCCAGTATAGAGCCTTTTTATAaagcatatataaatactgATAAGAagtataacaataaaataggTAATGTTACTGCTTATAATAgttataaggatcttatagataaaaaagaagatTTTATTAGTATTTATGTTAAAgatatgtctaaattttatgatgcatttgtattattatgttatatatatattaaggTTAATGAAGAAGGCCTAAATTGCTATAGTTTTTCGGAAATAGCTAATGATTTtgctaaaaaatatgatgagcttaatgaaaattataataatggtaAAGATAGTCCCTATAATCAATTATTatctacattatcaaatgattattgtaatttaaaaaataaatgtaatcaATTTCCAACTCTTCCAACATATTCACGAAGATTCGTAATAAAAAGGACACTAATTCCAATTGCATTTATGCTTGTTGCATTATCAATTTTCTTGGGAATTGaatataag tattcgtcacttggatttcggaaacgatctcaaaaacaatgtttaagagaaaaaataaaaaatataatgaagaaaatgattcattaa